One Amaranthus tricolor cultivar Red isolate AtriRed21 chromosome 1, ASM2621246v1, whole genome shotgun sequence DNA window includes the following coding sequences:
- the LOC130797964 gene encoding expansin-like A2 — protein MARSLVFMFIMLFYITSSKACDRCVHQSKSAYFFHDSPLSSGACGYGSLALNFSRGFIAAGVSSLYKNGAGCGACFQIRCKNTTLCSKAGTKVVMTDLNTNSKNDFVLSKRAFKAMANTGKDQDVLKLGIADVEYKRIPCDYKGQNLAVRVEESSHNPGYLAVKILYQGGQTEIVAIDIAQEGAPNWTFMSRNYGAVWDTSRVPNGPLQFRFVVTSGYDGKYIWAKNVLPADWRPGVIYDTKVQITDIAEEACSPCDDTKWK, from the exons ATGGCTCGTTCCTTGGTCTTTATGTTCATCATGCTCTTCTACATCACAAGTTCAAAAGCTTGTGATCGATGTGTTCATCAATCAAAATCTGCGTACTTCTTCCATGATTCACCACTTTCAT CTGGTGCATGTGGGTatggatctttggctttgaaCTTCAGTAGAGGATTTATTGCAGCTGGTGTTTCTTCATTGTATAAGAATGGTGCTGGTTGTGGTGCATGTTTTCAG ATAAGATGCAAGAACACAACTTTGTGTAGTAAAGCAGGGACTAAAGTGGTAATGACTGATTTGAATACAAATAGCAAGAATGATTTTGTGCTAAGTAAAAGAGCTTTTAAAGCCATGGCCAATACCGGAAAGGATCAAGATGTTCTAAAGCTTGGCATTGCTGACGTGGAATATAAAAG GATACCATGTGATTATAAAGGTCAAAATTTGGCTGTTCGAGTTGAAGAGTCAAGCCACAATCCTGGTTACTTGGCAGTTAAAATTCTCTACCAAGGTGGTCAAACTGAAATTGTAGCAATTGATATTGCTCAG GAGGGTGCACCTAATTGGACTTTCATGAGCCGAAATTATGGGGCCGTGTGGGACACAAGCCGGGTACCAAATGGGCCTTTGCAGTTCAGATTTGTAGTAACATCGGGTTACGATGGCAAGTATATTTGGGCCAAAAATGTCTTACCTGCAGACTGGAGGCCCGGTGTTATTTATGATACAAAAGTCCAAATAACTGATATTGCTGAAGAAGCCTGCTCTCCTTGTGATGATACCAAATGGAAATAA